One Purpureocillium takamizusanense chromosome 1, complete sequence genomic window carries:
- the ENP1 gene encoding snoRNA-binding rRNA-processing protein (COG:W~BUSCO:EOG09263KZJ~EggNog:ENOG503NVIT) has protein sequence MPKATTPMAGRQQARRHNPLEDDIVATGVLRNKPSKKRAKADNGGDEGFVDSKASKNILRIGRELADEENAEKAAAMPPPTVDSFGFDSRFDDVADEGKAYDEDEAWGDEDEVVEEIEVDPDDLETYKKFMPDEEDDLLKHGWDQKPSGDEPAEGESRNLADLILEKIAAHEAAEARKEAGLPVDDYELPPKVVEAYTKIGQILSRYKSGPLPKPFKILPTIPHWEEILEITKPESWTTNACYQATRIFVSHKPIVIQRFLEMVILERVREDIYETKKLNVHLFNSLKKALYKPAAFFKGFLFPLVGSGTCTLREAHIISAVLARISIPVLHSAAALKGLCDIAAQEASAGSEGGGATNIFIKTLLEKKYALPYQVIDALVFHFLRFRSVDPANVQQGDAMMGVAEGDVKTKLPVIWHQSLLAFAQRYKGDITEDQRESLLDLLLSHGHSAIGPEVRRELLAGRGRGVPLEQEAVLDGDDTMAID, from the exons ATGCCCAAGGCTACGACTCCaatggccggccgccagcaggccAGGCGCCACAAccccctcgaggacgacatcgtcgccaccgGCGTCCTGCGCAACAAGCCGAGCAAGAAGAGGGCCAAggccgacaacggcggcgatgagggctTCGTGGACTCCAAGGCCTCCAAGAATATCTTGCGGATAGGCCGCGAGCTCGCAGACGAGGAAAATGCCGAAAAggcggccgccatgcccccGCCCACGGTGGACAGCTTTGGCTTCGACTcgcgcttcgacgacgttgccgacgagggcaaggcgtacgacgaggacgaagcgtggggcgacgaggacgaagtgGTCGAGGAGATTGAGGTCGATCCAGATGACCTGGAGACGTACAAGAAGTTTatgcccgacgaggaggatgaccTGCTCAAGCATGGATGGGATCAGAAGCCGTCGGgtgacgagcccgccgagggcgagagccGGAACCTGGCGGACCTGATTCTCGAGAAGAttgccgcccacgaggctGCAGAGGCCAGAAAGGAAGCCGGACTGCCTGTTGATGACTACGAGCTGCCTCCCAAGGTGGTCGAGGCTTACACCAA AATCGGGCAGATCTTGTCGCGCTACAAGTCCGGGCCGCTCCCCAAACCCTTCAAGATCCTCCCCACCATTCCTCACTGGGAGGAGATTCTGGAAATCACAAAGCCCGAGAGCTGGACGACCAATGCCTGCTACCAAGCGACGAGGATATTCGTCTCCCACAAGCCCATAGTCATCCAGCGATTCCTCGAGATGGTGATTCTAGAGCGGGTCCGTGAGGACATCTACGAGACGAAAAAGCTCAACGTCCATCTTTTCAACTCACTCAAGAAGGCTCTTTACAAGCCAGCTGCTTTTTTCAAGGGCTTCCTCTTCCCGCTCGTTGGCAGCGGTACCTGCACCCTGCGGGAGGCGCACATCatctcggccgtcttggcgaGGATATCGATCCCCGTCCTGCATTCGGCGGCTGCACTCAAGGGCCTGTGCGACATTGCCGCGCaggaggcgtcggcgggcagcgagggtggcggcgcgaccAACATCTTCATCAAAACACTGCTCGAGAAGAAGTACGCCCTACCCTACCAAGTCATCGACGCGCTGGTGTTTCACTTCTTGCGCTTTCGCAGCGTCGACCCCGCCAACGTGCAGCAGGGAgacgccatgatgggcgtcgCAGAGGGCGACGTCAAGACGAAGCTGCCCGTCATCTGGCACCAGAGCCTGCTGGCTTTTGCGCAAAGGTACAAGGGCGACATCACCGAGGACCAACGCGAGTCGCTGCTGGACCTTCTCCTGAGCCACGGCCACTCGGCCATCGGGCCCGAGGTGCGGagggagctgctggccggcagGGGTCGCGGCGTGCCCCTGGAGCAGGAGGCGGTGCTGGACGGAGACGACACCATGGCCATCGACTAA
- the HGH1 gene encoding Protein hgh1 (COG:S~BUSCO:EOG09262F7P~EggNog:ENOG503NVZ9), with product MPSELEELAGFIAHANPQIRLAATENLVPYSTSDPEVFKADGLKPIKNLKLLIKDHPKIAEHVLTMLVNLSGDPEVLAELVKDDKFLDVLLSYIIQPEEPNADVQAMLLANLSKDDAFLSVLDRTQKAPAELSSSERVIDQFMDLFVKGQDGGYNKAANFDYLAYVLANLSKHERVRQYFSSPQDYDGVVPLGKIKVFTEHKSDVRRKGVASTIKNAAFDVASHPSFLSESGVDILPYVLLPITGNEEYDVDEALAMLPDLQLLPPDKRRDPDPAVVQTHVETLTLLTTTREGRDLMRQVKVYPIIRETHARVNDEGVREACDRLVQVLMRDEEGEGKSEAEMLAHMGENPRVREIEADEDDEIVEV from the exons ATGCCATCAGAACTAGAAGAG CTTGCCGGCTTCATCGCCCACGCCAACCCTCAGATTCGCCTCGCGGCCACCGAGAACCTGGTTCCGTACTCGACCTCGGACCCGGAGGTCTTCAAAGCAGACGGCCTCAAGCCCATCAAGAACCTCAAGCTCCTCATCAAAGATCACCCT AAAATCGCCGAGCATGTCCTCACCATGCTGGTCAACCTCTCCGGCGACCCGGAGGTACTAGCAGAACTggtcaaggacgacaagTTTCTCGACGTGCTGCTGTCATACATCATC CAACCGGAGGAGCCCAACGCCGACGTCCAGGCCATGCTCCTCGCCAACCTCTCCAAGGACGACGCCTTCCTGTCCGTGCTCGACCGCACGCAAAAGGCGCCCGCGGAGCTGAGCTCGTCGGAGCGCGTCATCGACCAGTTCATGGACCTGTTCGTCAAGGGCCAGGACGGCGGCTACAACAAGGCCGCCAACTTCGACTACCTGGCGTACGTCCTGGCCAACCTGTCCAAGCACGAGCGCGTGCGGCAGTACTTTTCCTCGCCGCAGGActacgacggcgtcgtgcccCTGGGCAAGATCAAGGTCTTCACCGAGCACAAGTCGGACGTGCGCCGCAAGGGCGTCGCCAGCACCATCAAGAACGCCGCCTTCGACGTCGCCTCGCACCCCTCCTTCCTGTCCGAGTCGGGCGTCGACATCCTCCCCTACGTCCTCCTGCCCATCACCGGCAACGAGGAgtacgacgtcgacgaggccctcgccatgCTGCCCGACCTGCAGCTCCTGCCCCCCGACAAGCGCCGCGACCCGGACCCGGCCGTCGTCCAGACCCACGTCGAGACGCTGACCCTGCTGACCACGACGCGCGAGGGCAGGGACCTCATGCGCCAGGTCAAGGTCTACCCCATCATCCGCGAGACCCACGCGCgcgtcaacgacgagggcgtcagGGAGGCCTGCGACCGGCTGGTGCAGGTGCTGATGcgagacgaggagggcgagggtaagagcgaggccgagatgcTGGCGCACATGGGGGAGAACCCTCGCGTGCGGGAGATTGAGGccgacgaagatgatgagATTGTCGAGGTATAa
- the HGH1 gene encoding Protein hgh1, variant 2 (COG:S~EggNog:ENOG503NVZ9): MLLANLSKDDAFLSVLDRTQKAPAELSSSERVIDQFMDLFVKGQDGGYNKAANFDYLAYVLANLSKHERVRQYFSSPQDYDGVVPLGKIKVFTEHKSDVRRKGVASTIKNAAFDVASHPSFLSESGVDILPYVLLPITGNEEYDVDEALAMLPDLQLLPPDKRRDPDPAVVQTHVETLTLLTTTREGRDLMRQVKVYPIIRETHARVNDEGVREACDRLVQVLMRDEEGEGKSEAEMLAHMGENPRVREIEADEDDEIVEV; encoded by the coding sequence ATGCTCCTCGCCAACCTCTCCAAGGACGACGCCTTCCTGTCCGTGCTCGACCGCACGCAAAAGGCGCCCGCGGAGCTGAGCTCGTCGGAGCGCGTCATCGACCAGTTCATGGACCTGTTCGTCAAGGGCCAGGACGGCGGCTACAACAAGGCCGCCAACTTCGACTACCTGGCGTACGTCCTGGCCAACCTGTCCAAGCACGAGCGCGTGCGGCAGTACTTTTCCTCGCCGCAGGActacgacggcgtcgtgcccCTGGGCAAGATCAAGGTCTTCACCGAGCACAAGTCGGACGTGCGCCGCAAGGGCGTCGCCAGCACCATCAAGAACGCCGCCTTCGACGTCGCCTCGCACCCCTCCTTCCTGTCCGAGTCGGGCGTCGACATCCTCCCCTACGTCCTCCTGCCCATCACCGGCAACGAGGAgtacgacgtcgacgaggccctcgccatgCTGCCCGACCTGCAGCTCCTGCCCCCCGACAAGCGCCGCGACCCGGACCCGGCCGTCGTCCAGACCCACGTCGAGACGCTGACCCTGCTGACCACGACGCGCGAGGGCAGGGACCTCATGCGCCAGGTCAAGGTCTACCCCATCATCCGCGAGACCCACGCGCgcgtcaacgacgagggcgtcagGGAGGCCTGCGACCGGCTGGTGCAGGTGCTGATGcgagacgaggagggcgagggtaagagcgaggccgagatgcTGGCGCACATGGGGGAGAACCCTCGCGTGCGGGAGATTGAGGccgacgaagatgatgagATTGTCGAGGTATAa